GCTCCCCATGCTATATCATGGCCCATGAGCACCATGATCACCGAGATATACGATGCGCTCAGGGCAGCCGGCGCGCCGGAAGACAAGGCCAAGGAAGCCGCCAAGGCCGTTGCCCACGATATCGAGGATATGAAGCGCGACGTCCATCTCGTCAAGTGGATGGCAGGCGTCAATATCGCCCTGAGCCTCGCCATCCTTGCCCGACTTCTCATCAAGTAGTCCAGGGCACAGCCCTGGGCACCTGTCTTCCGGCCCTTCTGCACTTCCTGCCCGGGACGACCACGCCACTGCCCCAGCAGGGATCGGGGCCGCCGGGTCGTCGCCTTCCCCCTTGCTGATCCCCCACATGATGTCCCCCTGGAGCAGGGATGCGCTCGCTTGCCCCCCGGATGGGCCTGGCCAACCTCGATCAGCCCTTCGGCCGGCGAGGCCAGAGGCGGCCGACCCGGGTGGCATAGTCGGCATAGGCCTGGCCGAAGCGCTCCGCCAACAAGGCCTCCTCCTGCCGCAGCCGCCGGTCCTGCACGGCGCAACAGCCCAGAAAGCCTGAGAGAACGAGCCAGGAGGGCCAGGCCAAGACCAGGCCCAGACAGGTCCAG
This genomic interval from Thermodesulfobacteriota bacterium contains the following:
- a CDS encoding integrase, whose protein sequence is MSTMITEIYDALRAAGAPEDKAKEAAKAVAHDIEDMKRDVHLVKWMAGVNIALSLAILARLLIK